A stretch of the Mesorhizobium sp. Pch-S genome encodes the following:
- a CDS encoding phasin, with the protein MTKTKTAETTEFPTFDASQAADQVRAFAEKGVEQSKETFAKLKTGAEEAKKAFETSYETAKTTSSDLSLKAIATLRANAEANFSHLEALVGAKSLSEVVELQTSFLRKRVETAVEQAKEFQAAASKAAEEVSKPYKAAFEKAFKDVSKAA; encoded by the coding sequence ATGACCAAGACGAAGACCGCCGAGACCACTGAATTCCCGACCTTCGATGCTTCGCAGGCTGCTGACCAGGTTCGCGCTTTCGCCGAGAAGGGCGTCGAGCAGTCGAAGGAGACCTTCGCCAAGCTGAAGACCGGCGCCGAGGAAGCCAAGAAGGCTTTCGAGACCAGCTACGAGACCGCCAAGACCACCTCGAGCGACCTGTCGCTGAAGGCAATCGCCACGCTGCGCGCCAACGCCGAAGCCAATTTCTCGCACCTCGAAGCCCTCGTCGGCGCCAAGTCGCTGTCGGAAGTCGTCGAGCTGCAGACCTCGTTCCTGCGCAAGCGCGTCGAGACCGCCGTCGAGCAGGCCAAGGAATTCCAGGCTGCCGCCTCCAAGGCCGCCGAGGAAGTTTCCAAGCCTTACAAGGCCGCTTTCGAGAAGGCCTTCAAGGACGTCTCCAAGGCCGCTTGA
- a CDS encoding DUF768 domain-containing protein gives MSVHAIEFLQDWIGKECCAPSEAVKIEKHAEVLAKQCAAKAAEAGIPLEDLQEEVGDIQELIASRLEEAVEAETDADKAA, from the coding sequence ATGAGCGTACACGCGATCGAATTTCTGCAGGACTGGATCGGCAAGGAGTGCTGTGCCCCGTCCGAAGCGGTGAAGATCGAAAAACATGCCGAGGTTTTGGCCAAGCAGTGTGCCGCCAAGGCCGCCGAAGCGGGGATCCCGCTGGAAGACCTCCAGGAAGAGGTCGGCGATATCCAGGAACTGATCGCTTCGCGCCTCGAAGAGGCCGTCGAGGCGGAAACGGACGCCGACAAGGCGGCCTGA
- a CDS encoding VOC family protein, which yields MPLGRVVIYARDVEETARFYERHFGFTATRSPGDRIVELVARDGGANILLHQAAKGQRGGQSIVKLVFDVEDVELFCRQRAEDGLDFGAIHKADGYLFANGKDPCQNPISVSSRAFRKEG from the coding sequence ATGCCACTCGGCAGGGTCGTCATCTACGCCAGGGATGTCGAGGAAACCGCCCGCTTCTATGAGCGGCATTTCGGCTTTACGGCAACCCGCTCACCCGGAGACAGGATTGTCGAGCTGGTCGCCAGGGATGGCGGCGCCAATATCCTGCTGCATCAGGCCGCCAAAGGTCAGCGCGGCGGCCAGTCGATCGTCAAGCTGGTCTTCGACGTCGAGGATGTCGAACTGTTCTGCAGGCAGCGCGCCGAAGACGGCCTCGATTTCGGCGCCATCCACAAGGCCGATGGCTACCTGTTCGCGAACGGGAAGGATCCCTGCCAGAATCCCATCTCCGTCTCGAGTCGCGCTTTCCGGAAAGAGGGTTGA
- the xseA gene encoding exodeoxyribonuclease VII large subunit — translation MSDFFEDDSRPNATNATEYTVSEISGALKRTVEDTFGNVRVRGEISGYRGPHSSGHAYFALKDDRSRLDAVVWKGTMSRLRFRPEEGMEVIASGKLTTYPGKSNYQIVIDNLEPAGAGALMAMLEERKRRLAAEGLFDPGRKQLLPYMPSVIGVVTSPTGAVIRDILHRIRDRFPLHVLVWPVRVQGETAGMEATVAVEGFNSLEPGGPIPRPDLIIVARGGGSLEDLWGFNDEGLARAVAASGIPIISAVGHETDWTLIDLAADVRAPTPTGAAEIAVPVKGELEATLANLSARLAAALSRGIDRRRQAARAAARALPSPDQLLALPRRRFDEAENRLGRALSVAIERKRGRLGAIRLTPATLARRMDEARRLTARDLARAQAAFLGIVRERRARFMRTAARLSPAPIARRQKLQGEALLALARRKDQAMTVRLERLRARLTQADRLLSTLKLSEQAILERGYALVLDADGTLVRRAADVTPGAGLELRFADGSAHATAEGGEPAPGPASPGPIAPKQARTAPKDKGPSGQGSLF, via the coding sequence ATGAGTGACTTTTTCGAAGACGATTCGAGGCCGAACGCGACCAACGCCACCGAATATACGGTGAGCGAGATTTCCGGTGCGCTGAAGCGCACGGTGGAAGACACGTTCGGCAATGTGCGCGTGCGCGGCGAGATTTCCGGATATCGCGGCCCGCATTCATCGGGCCACGCCTACTTCGCGCTGAAGGACGACCGGTCCCGCCTCGACGCCGTGGTCTGGAAAGGCACGATGAGCAGGCTGCGCTTCCGTCCCGAAGAGGGCATGGAAGTGATCGCATCCGGCAAGCTCACCACCTATCCCGGCAAATCGAACTACCAGATCGTCATCGACAATCTGGAACCCGCAGGTGCCGGCGCCCTGATGGCGATGCTGGAAGAGCGCAAGCGCCGCCTCGCCGCCGAAGGCCTGTTCGACCCGGGTCGCAAGCAGCTGCTGCCCTACATGCCTTCTGTCATCGGCGTGGTCACCTCGCCCACCGGTGCGGTGATCCGCGATATCCTGCACCGTATCCGCGACCGCTTCCCGCTGCATGTGCTGGTGTGGCCGGTGCGTGTGCAGGGCGAAACGGCCGGCATGGAAGCAACAGTGGCGGTCGAGGGCTTCAACAGCCTGGAGCCGGGCGGGCCGATCCCGCGGCCGGACTTGATCATCGTGGCTCGCGGCGGCGGCAGCCTGGAGGATCTGTGGGGCTTCAACGATGAAGGGCTGGCACGGGCCGTCGCGGCTTCCGGGATTCCGATCATCTCGGCCGTCGGCCATGAAACCGACTGGACACTGATCGACCTTGCCGCCGACGTGCGCGCGCCGACACCGACCGGTGCCGCCGAAATCGCCGTACCGGTGAAAGGTGAGCTGGAGGCGACGCTTGCCAATCTGTCGGCGCGCCTTGCGGCAGCGCTTTCGCGCGGCATCGACCGCCGCCGCCAAGCGGCCCGCGCGGCAGCACGGGCCCTGCCCTCGCCGGACCAGTTGCTGGCATTGCCGAGGCGCCGTTTCGACGAGGCGGAAAACCGGCTGGGCCGCGCGCTGTCGGTGGCGATCGAACGCAAGCGTGGCCGGCTGGGCGCGATCCGGCTGACACCGGCGACACTGGCCCGGCGCATGGATGAGGCGCGGCGGCTGACCGCGCGTGACCTGGCCCGCGCGCAGGCTGCTTTCCTCGGCATCGTGCGCGAGCGCCGCGCGCGCTTCATGCGCACGGCGGCACGGCTTTCGCCCGCGCCGATCGCACGCCGGCAGAAGCTGCAAGGAGAAGCATTGCTGGCTCTGGCGCGACGCAAGGACCAGGCGATGACGGTACGGCTGGAGCGCTTGCGCGCCCGTCTCACCCAGGCCGACCGGCTGCTCTCGACGTTGAAACTGTCGGAGCAGGCGATCCTGGAGCGCGGCTATGCGCTCGTGCTCGATGCCGATGGAACGCTGGTCAGGCGGGCCGCGGACGTGACGCCGGGCGCCGGACTGGAACTGCGCTTTGCCGATGGTTCCGCCCATGCGACGGCCGAGGGCGGCGAACCGGCGCCAGGTCCGGCTTCGCCGGGTCCCATCGCGCCAAAACAGGCCCGAACTGCGCCAAAGGACAAGGGTCCCAGCGGCCAGGGGTCATTGTTCTAA